Genomic DNA from Coffea arabica cultivar ET-39 chromosome 7e, Coffea Arabica ET-39 HiFi, whole genome shotgun sequence:
CTCTCATGTAAATCAATACCCTCTGACAAGTCAATACGCAGAATCGTAGTTACCAGTGCTTGTCTGCAGTGGCGGAGGAAGGCCGTTACGAGTTTATTCAAGTCATCTTAGATTAGTTGCAAAATTACGTAATTGGATGGGCAAAAAGAAACTCTCCCTCTTATAAAAATTGGCGAATATGTGCTTGATTCTCTCTGCATGTGGAGACCATTGAACTTTCACTACGAGACAAATGATGACCCCTCCAACGTTTGAAGGGAAGGATTGCAATCCTGATGGTATAGAAATATATGGCTGTCAATTTATtgagggataatttcagaaacctctcctgaggtttctCTGATAATTTCACTGGCTTCTcctaaaatttacaaaattataCAAACCTCCTATgagattaagattttaataataaaatttgtccaattagaaaaaataaattaaaaaaatttaaggagagagataaaacttttatgcatgcatataagttgtattagtaaaagaataaaaataattaatacacaCATTTCACCGCTAAAAAAATTCACATTTAATCATTAAACAAcacaaataagcaacaaaaacACTAACGATCACAAGATTTAATAAAACAGACTAATCATCTCTTTTGATATGATGTTTGCTctgattcttgtgattttgaacagaaaaaattttcaaaatttgcatttcttttccctccattcTCCTTTACTAATATCTAATAATTAAGTAATTAGAacactaattaactattagtaactaattgaaaatttttttagtgATGAACGATGACTTATATTTACAAAATAGCATCAATTGATACACCTAATAGAGGAAATATggtaaagaaagacaaaattcgAAAAGTTTTTCTGTTATAGGAATCATAACAAATATCATATCGAAATAGATGgctattttgttttgttgaattttgtgattattagtgtagttttgttatttatttgtgttgtctaatttattaaatatgaACTTTTTGAGTGGTGAAATGcgtgtattaattatttttattcttttactaatacagcttatatatatacacaagggatatttatgaaataaaagtttcatctctcTCCTTAAGGTACTTTTAaatgttactttttctaattggactaattttgttatcaaacctTAACCTCAGCCTTAGGAGGggtttatataaatttataaactttaggggaggctagtgaaattgttaaaaatctcagcagaggtttctaaaattttcCCATTTATTTATTACTAAATTAATATATGGATACCTTCACACGTGTTGCTTTCAAAATTACTACAACCAGACCCATGAAAGTCCAAGGCGTCTTTTTGGAATGGGTTCAGATTTCGAAGCAACAAGACAAGTAACAGTATCTCGAGGAGATTGGAAGCATTTGCTATATAAGTTGGTGCAATATTCTGCACAAACAGCATATCAATTGTGCAAAGTTGGCAGTATTTCCCTGAGCCTAGCAAGAATGGCAATCTCTGCAACCATCTCCAGCCGCTATGGAGGTTCATTCCTTCAACAAAACCTTGATCATTTCAAAATATCTGTCCAAACAATCCCACGTAGCCAAAACATTAGAATGATTGTTCCTAAGAAAATTAATCCTGCATCCCATGTTGCAAACTCTTCTGCTCTTGAAGCCACGCAAGTTCAAGAAAAGAAGCCTTTGTCTCTGGACTCGCCTTTTCCGGACTTCCGATTTGACGAATACATGAATACAAAGGCTATATCGGTGAATAAAGCACTTGATGATGCTATCCCATTGCAGGAGCCAATCAAGATTCACGAAGCAATGAGATATTCCCTCCTTGCCGGCGGCAAAAGAGTGAGGCCGATGTTGTGCATCGCCTCGTGTGAGTTAGTAGGAGGAGATGAGTCGTTGGCCATGCCAATGGCCTGCGCTCTTGAAATGATTCACACCATGTCCCTCATCCATGACGATCTTCCCTGCATGGATAACGACGATTTACGGCGTGGAAAGCCCACTAATCATAAGGTCTATGGTGAAGAAACTGCAGTTCTCGCTGGTGATGCGCTTTTGTCGCTTGCTTTTGAACACGTAGCAGCAAAAACTGGCAACGTTCAAGCAAGTAGAGTGGTTAGAGCCATCGCTGAGTTAGCTTCATCTGTGGGTTCTCAAGGGCTCGTTGCAGGGCAGATTGTGGACTTGAGCAGTGAAGGGGAACAAGTGGATTTGAATCATTTGGAGTATATTCATGTTCACAAAACATCAAAGCTTTTGGAGGCTGCAGTAGTTTGCGGAGCAATTATGGGAGGAGCAAATGAAGCAGAGATCGAGAGAATGAGGAAATATGCAAAGTGCATCGGACTGCTGTTTCAGGTGGTGGATGACATTCTTGATGTAACAAAATCGTCGGAGGAATTGGGGAAAACTGCAGGTAAAGATTTGGCTACTGACAAAGCTACTTATCCCAAGCTAATGGGGCTCGAGAGGGCAAAGAAGTTTGCCGATGAGTTGGTGGCTATGGCCACTGAAGAGCTCAGCCACTTTGATGCTGTCAAGGCTGCGCCGTTGTATCATCTGGCAAACTACATTGCTTATCGGCAGAATTGATTCACAGTTGGTTCGTGGTTCAGTTGTAAATTACTTTACATCTCAATCTGTTGATTACTTGCATGAATCAGATTAGGTTTTGTTCTAGGGGTTGAATTGTCGAAGAAGGGATTTGGAGATTTCTTATTTGCCATTCTTTCAACCCACTTAACCCTGCAATGTTTCAAATAATGATATGGAGCACAGTTCTTAAATTCCATTATCGACTTGTcgtgctttctttttttttctttttttttttttgttgtgctTTCTCAACGAAACACTTTTGTGTTTGGACAATGAGAGTTCTCATCTAAACTCACCCACTACTTGGTAGTAGAACATTTGCTGAAAAGACAAGAAtatgcaataaaatttttttttttttgcactacAAATAATGCCAATCTAAACCCACCTACTACTATtcatcattattttattttgcacgACATTTGTCCTGGATTGGTGGTCCATATGTCGTGGGGTAGAGTAGAGTTGGTAGGACATTTAGCACTACTGGTTAATAATGATAAAAAATTGCGCTTCATTAGTTGTATTAATTTGTCATtcacggaaaaaaaaaataatatggcCAATCGTATTTCTTTTTACTCTGGCTCAAATCTCCagaagttaaaaaagaaaaaaaccaagAAGCTAATCTAACAGATGTTGTATCAAAGGTTGCAAAAGTGACGAATGATTCTTCCCATCTGAATTGAGTTATCATCAGTGGATCATCCTCCATAACATGATTGAGGCATTTTCACCTTCAAGCTCTGGGGCAGGATTTAATTTACCTTCAAGCCTTTTCACCGTACCATCATGAGCTTGTCTTCCATGGTCCCTTCACAAATCACATCAATCCCAGATGCCTCCAGATCAATAAATACAGCTCCATCAAAGTTCGCTTTCATCAGATACTCAAATCCGGGCCACTGACCATTTGGTCCAATGGTCATCACCATATTTGGTGATGGTGATGCTGGAGGTCAAGGTTCAATTCCTGTCTCCTATAAATTTACCATAATATGTGGCTGGTCTTAGTTGACCATCTTCCTTTACCTCTTCCCCTATGTTAGGCTAGATTAGATTATAAGACATCTATCgttgcaggaaaaaaaaaatcatatactCAAATCCGGACCGTATTAGTTTATTAATTTGCTGAGATCATTGCCGACACATTCCACCAGCTCCACTCCACTCCACTTGCttaatttctttaattctcCAAAGTAAATTAATTCCCAAAGGCAACAGTTGCAAAGGATCCTTAGCTTGACCATCAAAAAGCACAGCATTCATAATGGTTTTGATTTTGTCTGAAGTAAAATAGATGCAACTGAAAAGATAGCAATAGGGAAAATAACATAGCCAAGTAAAATTAAACGCGCATGGAACTTGTCTAAAAAGGAGACTTAAGAATCTATTCAATACTAACAGGCAGGGCTCACCCTTGTAGTTGTAGCAACACAATAATAAACACAAGTAATTTTCTACTTATTACATTTCACATTGGCTAATATTTACAGCCTTAAAACACGCTGGAAATCTTAAAGAagttaattaaaaattttaaaattcttaATTCTTAAAATATTACGAcgttaatttaaaaaaatttaaaaatacctccaaaaattttaaatcataAAAACCATTTGAAGCAAATATGTGCATTTTGTAAGGCAAAAATTCATAGCCCAGAAGTTCCTAAATTTGTACTAGTATTCATTATCATTTATGTTTTGCACAGTATTCCTCCTGAATTGTCATTTATGTTTTTTGTCTGATATGCAGGAGAATCATGACAAAATTATTCACCCATGACTTTGAGCCCCCAAaaacaaatatatatttttaataaagaaaagtctTGACAAATTATTTTAATGATGGAATTTGGACTTCAAAAGCACAACACAGTTGCCTTCACAGACCAAGAGAGGATCATCGTGGAATATTCAGACAGCAAAGAAGTCTAGCAGAGAAAATTTTGAGGGCCCATTGAAGCCAACGACAAGTATGCAACGGAGACTCCAGTAAATTTCCAAAGTGACAAAAGCAATTTGCGAAAATCAATTTTTGCACTCTATCTTAGCATAGACAGTACGCCACCATAGACCAGCATGCCAACTCCCACCATTGCCAAAAAGAAATCTAAGGCCTCAAAGTGACAACGACCTGAAGAAAATTTCACGTCTTAGAGTCAAAACACATTTACGACTCTGAACTCTGATGTCCTTCCCCGGACTCAATTAATTTTACGTGTGTATCTAAATAGGGTGAAAAATTATGACTAAcaatttttgtttggattgcatttttttggactttttgtaaaaaaattactgtagcggttatatatatatgaggtaaaaaaatgattgaaaaatatgtccACGAAAAGCCGTAgtaattttcaaagaaaaattgcaatccaaacacacccttCTGCAATCCAGCATCTCCACATACAGATGTGTTCTTCTCCCCTTAGATGTACATCTGAAAACTAGGCTGAGCTGGAAGaatgaaaactaaaacaaacgtACACGAGTCTAGAAATGTAAGGATGCTGCATACTGTTATACTGCTTGTGAAGGAAACTACGCAAGCTGCTGAATCATGATAGGAGAAGATTCCAGGCTATTTTAGCCCTCAACTTTTGGTCGCCAACCCTCAATAACATCCTCTGGTTGAGCCCGTGTTTTGATGAAGGACTCCAAAGAAAATATAGCCTGTGCCAGAGGCAATAAATacatggttaaaaaaaaaaaacttggtaCATCTAATCTGAACATTAACCAGATTTAAGGTCGACTTTCACTGTCTTAGCAGGACAAGGTGTTGTAGGACAAGGTCGACTTCCATTATCTAAGCAAGATAGAACTAGTTAAATATAGACCCTTACGGTCGACTTCCATTATCTCATATATTCATGCTGTAAATATTCAGGTTTAGCACGTGTAATTGAGTTTTTGACATCTAATGAAATAATTGCTTCGTATTACTTCTTCTTCTAGGAATACTAAAGACGTGAGAAACTGCCCCCTTGTTTTCTATTGGTTTATCCTAAAAACCAAACGTTTGATCCATGATCAAAGTGATTTTCCTTCTCTTGCGTCTCTGCTGGCGTCAATACGGTTGAACTGTTCAGCCTAATTCAACAATCTTTGAGACTAACACCACCAAATTTAAGTTCGTCAAAGATAAAAGTCACGAAACAAAAAAGACGCACAGAGACTAGAAGCAGTAAATGCTAAATCTTTATCATCAACTTCCAAGGAGGTTGTTTTTAGCACAGAACCACTAAAAATTGTGGAGCAGCAGTCAACCATCTAATGTGAACACAATTCCGATTAAGTTGCAATACCCCTTAAACagaataatttgtatgtatcATGTAAAAATTAGTGAGATGTTGGAAATCACTGCTTGAAGATATGCATTAGAATGTGAACATACCTTCATGTATGACTTCAGATATGTAAGAGAGTCCGGAACTGACCAATTCTTATAATGCCCTATAGAAATCTCTAAGTGGTAAAGCTTTGGTCCAAGGGACAAATCTGCAGCAGATACTTCTGTTCCATTGATGAGTGGGCCCTTCATGCACATATGTTTCAGATATAAGAAAACGTAAAAGCAATTTCACCTTGCTAGAGTTGCAGAGTGAAACCACAGATTTATTCACTAATGAGGTGCTCCAACCAAGAAAAGGTCATATTGAGAGCAAAATGTCCACTGGATCAGTCGAAACTAACTTGTTTTAGATGCATCTCACACAACCAATTTCGACTGGAAACAATGTATCATCCACGGTCGATGTTAAATTACCAAGAACTAGCTTGAAGTTCAAAATCTTTGTCAGTGAATTATATGAATGGAAGTGCTGTGCTAGCTAATTGGAAACAACATATTCTAGTGACTAGATGATAAAGAAAGACATGCATTATATCAAAGTGAATCGCGTACATTTTCTTTAAGATAATCATTGAAAGCAGATAACTCATCAAGCAATGCCTTCTCTGTTCCATCACTGGGATCTTTGCTTTTCAAAAAACCAATAAATTTGGAGAAGATCTTCGACCCACTGCAAGAGgataacaaaaattaacaacaaGGTCTTTCTACTCTTGATTCAATTAATGCACTTCAAACTAGAAACACAAGCATCCAAAACATTGTCCAAAATCAAGCCTAAGCTTATAACATACGCGGAAGCCTTCTCAGGTGGCGTTGCCAATGGCGGTTCAGGAAACTTTTCTTCTAGTGCCTGTGTAATAACGTCTGAATCTGGAATCCACTTATCTTCCAGCTTTAACACAGGGACTTTACCTTCAGGACTTATTTGCAAGAACCTATGATCCataaaaaaccaaaaagaaaaaaaaaggacaaaattcaGAGCAGACCCAGGATTAATCACACAATATCCATCTCTAATTAATCAGACCACcatgttttttgaaaaaagaaatgaacaatTACCAATCTGGCTTGTTAGCGAAATCAACCAACTTCACATCATACGGcacatttttttcctccaatgtCAACAAAACCCTCTGGGAAAAGGGGCCTAAAGAGTGAACAGACACATTCAAATAGCGAGTCAAACTTGTATTATTTGCATACGAATTTATACAAATACTGCAATTTCACATCCGTTAGGATAACTCACTATCTATTTGAAACAACTTTTATATTTATACCCTAAATGTGTGCTCCAATCACTATTTTATCTCACGTAATCACGTCACAAACAGTGCTATACTTATTCGTGACAAacaatgaatatatatatatttcatgtTAACAAATTCTGGCGTTGAAATTATGCAGCCTAATAAAACTACTGTCGATGGGTAAAGAATTCAGAAACTAGTGCTTACAATCGCCGAGCTTGTTGGGAGTGGTGACGGAGGCCTTCACGCAGACTTCTAGAGGTTCAGTTGCAGCTGCCGCCGACAATGATACCGTGACGCCTGTTCGTCTGAGAGTCCGAGTCGGATATGCAGCGCCGGTGAACAGGGTCCGAACGCGGGCGTGGTTCTGGAGGTTGAGATTGCAGGTGAGGTGCTTGAGAGTAGTGGAGAGTGCTGTGGCTGACGGTGTTATCTTCGCCGTCGACATTGGGGGCTGAAGAACGGTTGAATTGCGCCGATAAAGCGTCGAGGTTCTCAACCGCTCCAGTGGTGTCAGCTGTCAAGTCAGCTGGTTGTATTTTAGGCGGTCCATGGTGAGGCGACGTGTGGCATGGATTTATTTTATCCTGCTTTATATGCTTCTCAAAACTTCTAGAATTCTTTTCCGGTTCAAAATGAAATTCGGGTAAAAATGGTGGCTTGATTTTCGAACCAGAATTTTTCATAACTACTTGGTTAATCTTGCTTACTTTTATTGTTTCACAATTCTGAGGTAATCGATGGCTTGGACAATGCCTCATTGACAAAAATggacttttcaaatttcaattctgATTGATTTCTTAATTTTGTCAATCAGCTTAATTAAGTTCAACAGATCTGCTTGCTAACTGGTTATAATTATCAGTATGATTGGGTTGCCAATTCGACTATTTATTTGGAAATTGTGCAATCCGTCTCTCAATTAGTGGTGATCAAATTTTGAATGTTCTCATATTTTAGCTACTATAATATCGAACTGAAGTACTTCACATTTGGCTTTATCTATTTTTCGGTTTTCTATCGGTTAAACAATCTTAGCAAGTAAACCGAAATGAAAAACCCAACGTTAGTCCTATTGGCCCGTTACATTAACAGCAGATAATTCCTCAGCTCCCATAAAAAAGGTTTTCTCCGACAGTATCCCGAAGAACTACTAAAATGAAATTGGCCCATTACCTATGTAACAAAAGGGCCGCCCAAAAAGGAGGTAAACTGCTGCCTAGGTCCAAAGCGTAACATGGTTGTCCAGACGAACTAAGGCCGAAAGCTAGTCCAACCCTTGGATTCAATCTCCCTGGATGTAATTAAACTGCTCACATCTGGATCCCAAAGACAGGGCTTTTCcatcattttcaaatttcaccatAGCACTTCCACTTACCATTTACCAACGGAGGCATCTGTTTTCTTGCTAATTTGTTAGACAGAGTGACTGACAATTAAGAAAGTCGAAACTGAGAAGGAAATAAATGagcaaatatataaataaaagaataataGTCTGGGAACCAGAAGAAGACTGACTAACATTTGCACATGCACAGTTAGGGATGACAATGGAGCAAGTTTAGGATGGGGGACAGGATGCACAGTTAGGGATGACAATAGAGCAGGTTAGGACTGACAATAGGATAAGGTTCCTCTGTCTCGTTGTTCAAAACCTCCCCCTATCACCCATCCCActaacatttttatttttatggatGTTTTACAATGGCAATAACGAATTGACTAATCCttattttttgtgaaataaagTTGAAAAGCTATTTTAATCTTGTGAATCTGTTTCCCTATATTTGATTATACATGAAATCTAAATCAATTATCgttactttatatatatatatatata
This window encodes:
- the LOC113701217 gene encoding geranylgeranyl pyrophosphate synthase 7, chloroplastic-like → MGSDFEATRQVTVSRGDWKHLLYKLVQYSAQTAYQLCKVGSISLSLARMAISATISSRYGGSFLQQNLDHFKISVQTIPRSQNIRMIVPKKINPASHVANSSALEATQVQEKKPLSLDSPFPDFRFDEYMNTKAISVNKALDDAIPLQEPIKIHEAMRYSLLAGGKRVRPMLCIASCELVGGDESLAMPMACALEMIHTMSLIHDDLPCMDNDDLRRGKPTNHKVYGEETAVLAGDALLSLAFEHVAAKTGNVQASRVVRAIAELASSVGSQGLVAGQIVDLSSEGEQVDLNHLEYIHVHKTSKLLEAAVVCGAIMGGANEAEIERMRKYAKCIGLLFQVVDDILDVTKSSEELGKTAGKDLATDKATYPKLMGLERAKKFADELVAMATEELSHFDAVKAAPLYHLANYIAYRQN
- the LOC113701218 gene encoding glutathione S-transferase DHAR3, chloroplastic-like — translated: MSTAKITPSATALSTTLKHLTCNLNLQNHARVRTLFTGAAYPTRTLRRTGVTVSLSAAAATEPLEVCVKASVTTPNKLGDCPFSQRVLLTLEEKNVPYDVKLVDFANKPDWFLQISPEGKVPVLKLEDKWIPDSDVITQALEEKFPEPPLATPPEKASAGSKIFSKFIGFLKSKDPSDGTEKALLDELSAFNDYLKENGPLINGTEVSAADLSLGPKLYHLEISIGHYKNWSVPDSLTYLKSYMKAIFSLESFIKTRAQPEDVIEGWRPKVEG